Within Sander lucioperca isolate FBNREF2018 chromosome 22, SLUC_FBN_1.2, whole genome shotgun sequence, the genomic segment TCTGTTATTCGCTGACCTCCCTCTCTGTACTTCCATGACCTAGATGACAGATCAGATGCCCTGGTCAATGGAAAAGCAGCTAAATATGTCCCTGTCCCACAGAAGAGCCTTCCCGACCTGCCGCCCCCCAGAGCAGTAAGTGCTTTATTGCATCAGAGTGGATTAACATGtgaaatgatttgtttttttgagcCACTGCCATTGTGGTGGGAATGGTAATAGTGTAATTGACCCCAGTAGGACTGCTGTACTCAACAAATTACGTGGGAAAATTCAGAGGAAATCGTGATTTTCAAAAGTATGCCAAAGGAGCCCAAAGACAAATTCGAACCTTAAATGTAATTGGCATTATTTTGGTCTTTTGTTACATTAAGAAAATTACTATCCATAGTAAGCACcaaagtatttaaaataaagtaCTACGGATTGATATCACATGTTGCCAGAGAATTCCATGGGTTTTTATACACCAAAATAAATGCAGTCTGTGGTCATACAAGCCAAAAACATTTCCCACAACCCTCAGAGTCACAAGCTTGAGGCTATGTGTAATGTATTCTCCCACAGAAAGGTATTATAATCACTCATGGGGGCAGCAAACCTGGGAAAGTGAGTATCCaagagcgtgtgtgtgagagctgtgGTGTGTTTTATGTCGACTGGGAGGCCGGTGGCTCCTGAATTGGCCCAGTGTGACTTCAGGAAAAACGTAGAGAATGAGAGGTTTGGAACATCCCGTCAGTGCCTTTgaaatttgcacacacacacacacacacacacacacacacacacacacacaaacacacacacacacacacacacacacacacacagacacacacacacacacacacacacacacacacacatgcacagtggCCTCCcctaaaataaactactgtagCAGCTGTTGCTAATCAGAACAAATGTGTAGTGTCAgcacgtgtgcatgtgtgtgtgcagtcttAGTGCATTGAAACGAAGAACATTTGTGTTACTATGCAATCAGAATCATCTAgtatgagtgttttttttaaatctcagaCTTGTATTCTAGCTTAGAAACCCCTAGAAgcaaaacattgtttttcagTCTTGCAGTAATTTCATAGTTGCGGTACAGCTTCCACAAATCCTTCAGATGTGTCTGGCAAAGACATCTCTTCGTCCTCCCCATCTGCATCCAGCTGTGGTATAACGGGTCCTGTCTTGGGAAGCCTGAGTAAACACGTCCACAGTGAACCACTTTTCGGAAACCCCTTCATCTGCCTGCGCGGCTTCCATCCATCTCCCGTAATGGTGTATTCAAGAGTTAGCATGTGTTTCACAGTGAACACGGAGTCCCCCCTTATCATTGCAGAGAACAGCGCCCCCTTGCTGTTGATGTAGTGTCCAGGCATGGCTGTCCACTGGCCTGTCGTGATGTTGTAGCTGTCCATTAGACAGCGCAGGAAGTCGTCACAAGGCCCGTTGCGCATCACATATAAATTGTCTCTGTGGGCTACCATACAGTGGCCATAGCTTTGAGGTTTGATCATTGTGGTTGCAAGTTTCCATTCATCTTTCACTTGTATGTATTCATATATGTCTGTGGTGTCTGGTGGTTTCCAGAAGCAAACAAACATCCGCCGTCTTGCAACAGCACATGCTGCAGATAGTACAGGTCTTGGTGCATGTTGTATAAATGTCCACTCCCCCTTCTCAACGTTGTAACTCTCTGCTGTGGAAATTGTCCGTTTTTGGAATTCGCCGCCAATGGCGTAGAGTCGGCCCTCATGCCCTAGCAGGGTGAAGTCATATCTTAGTTGCTGGGGACCTGGAAGAACAGTCCAAACCCCTGATTCAGGGTTGTAGCAGAAGCTGCTGTCCACTGTGTCCTTACCGTAACCGTAAACTCCCCCCACAATGTACAATCGATTGTCAAGCACTGCCACTCCAGCCATGGAGGTGCTACAGAGAGTTGGGAGGTTTGTCAGATGCTTCCAATCTCCCTCTTTTTCATCAAGGTAGCAAACAACCCTAAAGGAGTCCTCTAGCAGTTCCATTGAAGGAGAGTGTGTGCCTAAAGCAATATAAGAAGCAGGAGACAATGATTGAGAATATTGAAGAAGGTCTTCAGGAATCGAACTCTCTGCAGCATCCTTCAAATCATCAAAAGCATCACGAAGGAAAAGAGCAGCATTGTGAAAGAGTGCATGCACCCCGAAGATGGAGGCTGCATGGTAAAGCAAGAGGCAGTTGTCTGAGTCAATAATGTCACAAAGGTGCTGCACCAAACATGCAACCTGCAGGAATGCAGCACACTCTACAGCTTCTACAAGCTCATCTGGGTCACTGATAGTGGGGACCTCTCCCCTGCAGACACCAAGGGCAATGAGGAAACCCCTTGCATGCACTCCTCCCTTCAGGTAGAGCTCGTCCTGGTGACATTCCGTCATCCCAGAGTGAAAGAGGGCAGAGAAGTAGTTGCTGTATCTCACGAGCAAGGCCCGCTCCACAGTGAACCAGCTCTCCTCCACCCTCACTCTCACCCAGCCCATCTGGTGCTCTCTGTACTCCACATCAAGGGACACATTCTCTGCACGAATATCCGGGTTGACTCCCAGGCCTTCAGGCACTTCCATGATCTCTTAAACCCAGGTCTGTTCTCTTCCTAAATCAGGCTCTCAAGTGACAATGCAGCGTATAGCTCGActgttttgacactttttccgcAGAACTGGACGGTAAATAAAGGTTTGTGAGACTTCCATTGCGCCCTGTCTGCATGGTCTGAAAATAGAGTTGTACTATAGATAGCAGCTCTGCCACTCGCAAGTGCCAGGCAGGGAAAGGAAAACTGTTGACATGCACACCAAGCGGTACTGTGGCTGCCGGCAACTGGTGATTATCATAGCCGCAATATAATTGGCGAGCATAAGTATTTGCTGAATTATTCATGATTACATTACCTGCCAGCACTGCCCCTTTGCATTTTTTTCTGCCTCCCCAACTGGCTTTTTCCCTATTTTCATTCAGGCTTCAAATATAATTAGAACAGGTTTCATTTTAGTGTTTCTaaccaaaaatatatttatgtcACAAGTGGTGGAGGGATAGCAAAGGCCAAGAGAGTTCTCCTGAATCTGGCTTTCCAAAGCCGATTATTTTTATCACTACCTTCTCCTCTGCTCTGAGCTCCCAGCAGACTTTCGGatacactatgtgtgtgtgtgtgtgtgtgtgtgtgtgtgtgtgtgtgtgtgtttgtgtgtgtatgtgtgtgtgggtgggtgtgtgtgtgcttttgctGTGCCGGATTCTTGGCATGGGAACCAGGGATTTTCCATGTTGCTCTGACTGTTCGTTTTTTGGGCTCTTTTTCCCACTCTTTACTCAAAGCCCCTCCACCACACCCCTATTCCTCCTTAGCTGCCCCTGTCTTTGCTTTGTTATTTATGCTTTGACTCCTCGATCCACTCCTTCTACCCAATGTTTCTGTGGTGaggatgtgtgtgagagaagtgAAAGGAAA encodes:
- the LOC116061177 gene encoding kelch repeat and BTB domain-containing protein 13 codes for the protein MEVPEGLGVNPDIRAENVSLDVEYREHQMGWVRVRVEESWFTVERALLVRYSNYFSALFHSGMTECHQDELYLKGGVHARGFLIALGVCRGEVPTISDPDELVEAVECAAFLQVACLVQHLCDIIDSDNCLLLYHAASIFGVHALFHNAALFLRDAFDDLKDAAESSIPEDLLQYSQSLSPASYIALGTHSPSMELLEDSFRVVCYLDEKEGDWKHLTNLPTLCSTSMAGVAVLDNRLYIVGGVYGYGKDTVDSSFCYNPESGVWTVLPGPQQLRYDFTLLGHEGRLYAIGGEFQKRTISTAESYNVEKGEWTFIQHAPRPVLSAACAVARRRMFVCFWKPPDTTDIYEYIQVKDEWKLATTMIKPQSYGHCMVAHRDNLYVMRNGPCDDFLRCLMDSYNITTGQWTAMPGHYINSKGALFSAMIRGDSVFTVKHMLTLEYTITGDGWKPRRQMKGFPKSGSLWTCLLRLPKTGPVIPQLDADGEDEEMSLPDTSEGFVEAVPQL